A region of the Geothermobacter ehrlichii genome:
ACTCAACGCTGGGCTACAAAAGCCCGGCTGAATACGAAGCGGCCTATTTTAAACTTGCAGCCTAACCCGGTGTCCACTAAGCCGGGGGAAGGCCACTTTTACCCCTTACGCCTCACCCCTCACGCCTCACCTGTGGAAAATCGCATTAGCGCATGAATTCGCCAGTTCGGTGGTAAGTTCGCGGATCCTGGTTTAACGCTGCATGGAATACGCATGGGTCGAGTCGAAAGGTTAGCGACAGAAGGGATCGGGCGGCTGTTGGTGGAGTTTTCCCTCCCCGCCATTGCCGGCATGCTGGTGACAGCGCTCTACAACGTCGTCGACCGCATCTTTGTCGGCAACTGGGTCGGGTCCGATGGGATCGCTGCGGTCTCCATCTGTTTTCCGGTCATGCTGATCATGATGGCCTTCGGCATGCTGATCGCTTTCGGCGGCACTTCCCTGGTCGCGATCCGCCTGGGACAGGGCCGTCGTCAGGAGGCTGAGCAGGTGCTCGGCAACGCCCTGACTCTCTACTTGCTGCTGGCGGCCTCCTTCACCAGTTTCGGCCTGCTGTTCATGAGCCCCCTGCTGCGCCTGTTCGGAGCCAGCGGTACCGTGCTGCCCCTGGCCGAAGAGTACCTGACGATCATTCTCCTCGGGGTCCTCGTTCACGAGATATCCTTCGGCATGAGCAATTTCATCCGCAGCGACGGCAACCCGCACGCCGCGATGCTCACCATGCTGCTCGGCGCCGGGATAAACCTCCTGCTCGATCCGCTGTTTATCGTGGTTTTACACTGGGGAATCCGCGGTGCCGCCCTGGCGACCGTCCTGGCCCAAAGCATTTCGGCCGCCTGGGTGATGACCTACTTCCTGGGCGGCAAAAGCGCCCTCAAGCTGCGCGCGGCCAACCTGCGCCTGCGGCCTGGCCTGGTGCGGCAGATTGCCGTTGCCGGCACACCGCCCTGGGTCATGGCCCTGGCGGCAAGCGCCATTCAGGCAATTCTGAACAACCGGCTGCAGCTTTACGGCGGGGAACTGGCCGTCACGGTGATGGGGATCATTTTCAGCATCTATGCCTTGGTCAAAATGCCGATTGCCGGTATCAGCCAAGGGGCCCAGCCGATTATCGGCTACAACTACGGCACCCTCAGGTTCGGGCGGGTCAGACAGACTCTGCTGCTCGCCATCATCGCGGCCACCGTGTTTGTGGTGCTCTGTTTTGCGGCGGTGGAGCTGCAGTCGGCACGGCTTATCCGCCTGTTCAACCCCAACGACCGGGAACTGGCCCGTATGGGGAGCCAGGCCATCCGCATCTTCCTGAGCATGCTGCCGCTTGTCGGTTTTCAGATGGTGAGCGCCAACTATTTCCAGGCGGTCGGCAAGCCCCGCGTGGCGACGCTTCTCACCCTTTCCCGGCAGGTACTGCTGCTGATGCCACTGGTGCTGATCCTGCCGCATTTCTTCGGCCTGACCGGCATCTGGCTCGCCGCCCCCGTTGCCGAGCTGGTGGCGGCCCTGCTGAGCGGAATTTTCCTGATTCGTGAGCTGCGTCGGCTTGGCGTCAATCCTGCCCGGGCAAAGATCTGCCCCCGGCAAACCTCCCAACCCTGAAAAGAACAATGCCCATCACCGCTGGAGTGATGGGCATTGCAAACGCTGATTTTCGATCAAGCAGTAACCCGCCTGCGTCAGACCTTGACCACTTCCACCAGGTACCCATCAGGGTCGGAAAGGAAGTAAAACCGCGCCTCGCCCCCGGCCAGCCCCTTGAGCGGCATGGGGTTGAGTCCCAGCTCGGTGTGGCGCCTGTGGGAGGCTGCCAGGTCCTTGACCCCCACGGCCAGGTGGGAATAGCCGTTGCCCAGCTCATAGGGCTGCTTCTGGTCGTGGTTCCAGGTCAGTTCCAGCTCGAAGGTGCCGCCCGGGGCGCGCAGGTAGGACAGGGTGAACTTGTGCTCGAGAAAGTTGAGGCGCCGCGCGACTTCGAAGCCGAAGGCCTGCTGGTAGAATTGTTCGGATTTCTCCAGGTCCATGACCCGGATGCAGCTATGAATCATCTGGTAGTTCATCTCGCTCTGCCCCCTTTTCATCACTGTTACACGTCGTCCCGCCGCCCTGTGCGCCCCCTCTCCGCCTTGCCCGATCCCGCCGTCGGCTTCTGGCGCGGTCGTCTTCCATGGTCGCGCCGGTTCCTCTGATCCCCCGGTGAAAAGCAAATCAATCGGCCGATGATTTCATCCCTCTGGGTGCTGTATGAGCCGACAACCGTAGTGGCATATTTCGAGTAACGGGACAAGGGGCCCTCCTCCTGCATGCTTATGTCAGGGTCAGTATCCGAGATTTTCGTTGACCAGGCACACCCGCAGATCGGTCGCCCTGGGCTGTCTTTCGATGATGGTGGTAATGCGGCAGATCCGCTGGGGGGAATTGCAGTCGCTGCACAGCCCGGTCTTGGCGCAGGGGGTATCGAAGCCAAGTCGGCGGGCGTTGGGCGGACAAGCCACCTCCCTGACCCGCTTCAGGGCGCTTTCGAGGTCCGCGGAAATCTTATTGGCACCGGCGACCACGATCACCTTTTTCGGTCCGAAGGCCATGGAGCAGGCACGGTTGCCGGTGGCATCGATGTTAACCAGTTGCCCATTGAGGGTGAGCGCATTCGTGCTGGTCAAAAACAGGTCACAGGTCAACTGCTGTCGCATGACCTGTCGG
Encoded here:
- a CDS encoding MATE family efflux transporter — encoded protein: MGRVERLATEGIGRLLVEFSLPAIAGMLVTALYNVVDRIFVGNWVGSDGIAAVSICFPVMLIMMAFGMLIAFGGTSLVAIRLGQGRRQEAEQVLGNALTLYLLLAASFTSFGLLFMSPLLRLFGASGTVLPLAEEYLTIILLGVLVHEISFGMSNFIRSDGNPHAAMLTMLLGAGINLLLDPLFIVVLHWGIRGAALATVLAQSISAAWVMTYFLGGKSALKLRAANLRLRPGLVRQIAVAGTPPWVMALAASAIQAILNNRLQLYGGELAVTVMGIIFSIYALVKMPIAGISQGAQPIIGYNYGTLRFGRVRQTLLLAIIAATVFVVLCFAAVELQSARLIRLFNPNDRELARMGSQAIRIFLSMLPLVGFQMVSANYFQAVGKPRVATLLTLSRQVLLLMPLVLILPHFFGLTGIWLAAPVAELVAALLSGIFLIRELRRLGVNPARAKICPRQTSQP
- the gloA gene encoding lactoylglutathione lyase, whose protein sequence is MNYQMIHSCIRVMDLEKSEQFYQQAFGFEVARRLNFLEHKFTLSYLRAPGGTFELELTWNHDQKQPYELGNGYSHLAVGVKDLAASHRRHTELGLNPMPLKGLAGGEARFYFLSDPDGYLVEVVKV
- a CDS encoding lactate utilization protein, producing MDEHFQWHRRRLLEQAAAALEKHGFPTRVCDAREEAIRYLLEEAASADTVGFGGSMTLAELGLVSEMEQAGKKVLVHGRPGLGPEERRQVMRQQLTCDLFLTSTNALTLNGQLVNIDATGNRACSMAFGPKKVIVVAGANKISADLESALKRVREVACPPNARRLGFDTPCAKTGLCSDCNSPQRICRITTIIERQPRATDLRVCLVNENLGY